The nucleotide sequence CTGGCCGAAGACGCGGCGGCGTTCGAACGGTTCTACGGGCCGCTCGACGGGTTGCTTTGTGAGCCGCTGGGCTGGGCGAAGTTGAACGATCAGCAGGGCGATGTCGTGCGGCTGGTCGACCCGTTCGGCATAGAAGCGGACCGATTTGCGTACGTCGCCACGTTTGACAGCAACTATACGTGGAGCCTAAGTGAAGGCGGTGTCGTCGAAAGCCAGTGGGGTCGTTCATCGGTGACGGGCGGCAGCCCGGGGGAGCGTAACGACGTCTTTGTTCCGCCCAGCGCGACCGGGTTGCAGGTGGACGTGTATCCCCGGATTTTCTCTCCCGACGGCGACGGATGGCAGGACGTCACGGTAATCACGATCATCGCTCCCCCCGCCGCTGACTATACGATGAAGGTATATGACAGCGACGGCCGCGTGGTAAAAACGTTCATGGACAAGGCCGGTCCCTGGGAGGTGCGGGTGGAGTACACGTGGGACGGGCGCGCCGACTCGGGCAACCGCCTGCCGATCGGGATCTACATTCTGTATTTTGACGCCGGCGGCGTGGAGTCGAGTAAGAAGACGGTGGTGATAGCGCGATGAAGACCGCAGGCATCATCGGGCTGACGTTCTTCTCGGCACTCTGCCTTTTGTCGCCGGCCGGGGCGTTTGAATTCATGACCTCCGACGGCCCGGGGATGGGGAGTTCGATTATGCTTTCCGAATCCTCGGCCTCGGTACTGGTGAGCGTCCCGACGGGCAGCATGGTGCCGGGCGAGTGGCAGGTTCAGATGGGGGCGAGCCGGAAGTTCGACCTGAGCGATCTTGACCGTGCCTTCATCGCGGCGGCGTACCGGTGGCGAGCGCTCACCACGAGCCTGGGATTGATGCAGTTCGGCCAGAGAGACCTGTACGCCGAACGTACGTTAAAGTGGTCGCTGGCGGTACGGAGGGATTCCGTCTCGGTGGGGTTGTCGGTTTCGGGTATGATGGTTGACATCAGCGGGGGATACGGCCAGTTACGGGCTGCCACGATCGGTGCCGGTGCGTCCTACCGTGGCGGGAGATGGTTTGTCTGTGCGGTCGGTGACAATCTCACCAGCCCGAAGCTCTACGAGGGGTCGGTCGCCCGGAGACCGAACTATTCGCTCTATGGCGAGTTTGTCGGCAAAGCGTCGTTTTCCGTGACGGGGCGAGCCGCCTTCCAGGATACAGAGAAACCGCAGTTTGCGCTTGCCCAGCGACTTCGTTTATCGGGCGGGTCGACGATATTCTGGGGGGTGTCGACGGCGCCGCTGACGTACGGTGCGGGTCTGGAATTGTTCGTGAAAAGGATATGGATATCTTACGCAACTTCGGTGCATCCGGTGCTGGGGTTCTCCCACACCGTTGCGCTCACGTTCGGTTCGAAGCAGTCGCGCTTGCGGGGAGACGGGTTTGATCAGCCGCGTTGACATCGAACAGCGTGAGCGGCAGACGCTGGCGCCCTTCGCGGCCTTTTCGGCCGAGACGAGGGGGCGTGGCTTTCCGCAGCACGATCATCCGCTCAGGACGGTGTACCAGCGAGATCGCGACCGCATCGTGCATTCGACCGCTTTCCGGCGCATGGAATACAAGACGCAGGTTTTTCTCGCCCACGAAGGCGATCATTTTCGGACGCGCCTGACCCATACGATTGAAGTGGCGCAGATCAGCCGAACGCTGGCCAGAAACCTGCGCCTCAACGAAGACCTCACCGAAGCGGTGGCTCTCGTGCACGACGTCGGGCACACCCCTTTCGGGCATTCCGGAGAAGATGTGCTTGACGAGTTGCTGACGGACCGTGACGGGTTCAACCATAATCGGCAGTCGCTTCGGGTCGTGGATATCCTGGAACAGCGCTATCCCGAACACCCGGGGCTGAACCTCTCCTACGAGGTGCGGGAGGGAATAGTCAAGCACGAGACCACCCGGGCGATCACCCATCCGGACTTTGACTCCGGCGAGTGGCCGACCCTGGAAGCCTCGCTGGTCGATATCGCCGACGAGGTTGCCTACAACGCCCACGACATTGATGATGGGCTGAGGTCGGGTCTGATACGGCTGGATGATATCCGTGATCTGGCCATCTGGGGAGAGCAACGGGACGAGTTGTTCGGTCACGAGGAAGGCACGTCCGGCGGTGAAAACGACCAGACACGCTACCGGCTCGTGCGCTGGCTGGTTGATCGCAAGGCCAGAGACGTGCTTGACGAGACGCAACGGCGGATTGACGCTCTCGGTGTCGTCGACATGAAGACCTTGCGATCGGCTCCGAGCAGAGTATGCGCCTATTCCGAGGCCATGGCGGCGTCGGTGGACGGACTCAAGGCCTTTCTACGGTCCCGCCTGTACTGTCATCCTCAGCTCATGGCGAAGTCCGAGCGCGCCAGGCAGGTGGTGGTAACGCTGTTCAACAGTTTCAAGGCGGACCCGACGCTGATGCCGGCCCGGTTCCAGGAGATGCTGCTCACGGAACAGGCCGAGACGGTTATCGCTGATTATATCGCGGGCATGACCGACCGCTACGCTGAGCGGTTGTATGGCGACGTCAACTGAAAACGAGGTCCGGCGTCCTCAGCTTAGGCGGTTCCTGCCGGCCTGAGGGCGGTCCGTTAGGCATATCCATACCAGTGAAATGTGAATGATAGTGCAGGGTGCCGGTCGCCGGGAGCGGTGGCCTTCTGTTAACCTGTTGAAAGACAAGGGCTGAGGTTTCCTGACGCGGGCAGATCCGGGGGGCACAGGGGTTGCTCCGAGTACCGGTATGCAGTGCTTCTTCGGGACCTTCGATCTGCCTGAAACGGCTGCCGACGGCAAGTCCGCGGTGGTGACCTTCCACATACCGGACATGGGGATCAGATTCAAAGCCCCCTTTGCGGCGGTGGACAAGAACCATTCTGGTCTGGCCTCCCTGCTGGCCCTGCTGGAGTTCATAGACTCCAACCAGAAGTACTTCTCCAATCAGACTTTTCAGATTTTCGGCAACAATCAGTCGGTTATCGACCAGGTGAACGGGCGCAAACATTCTCCCGATCAGTTTGCCCCTCTGATTGAACGAGCCTTCAGATACCGTGAGAAGTATCGGTTTTCACTTGACTGGGTGCCTCGTTCCGAGAATCCCGCCGTCGATCCGCTTTTCGATTGACCTGTTTTCCAATGTCGTGGTATACTACTGCCATGACTCGCGAAAGGCGATCTTTAACCCCTAAAGCTCTATCGGACGCTGTTTCCTCGGGAAAATTCGAGCCCCTGTACTACTTCTATGGTACGGAAGACTACCGGATTGTGGAGGCGGAGAAGTTTGTGGCCCATCAGTTTCTGCCGGAGCGCCAGATACCGACGAACTACCGGAGAATGGACGGACGGCGAACAAAGTGCGTCGATATTCTCGCGGAGCTGTCGGCGTATCCCATGCTCGGCGAGCGTCAGGTGATAGCGGTCTCCGATATCCAGAGTTACAACGCCTCCGAAATAGATCGTATCCTGAAGATTCTCGATCCGCCCGACCCGAACCGGATTGTCGTGTTCAGTTCGCCGTCAGCCAGGACGCCAAGGAAGAATTCAGCGGCCAAGAACAGGCTCGCCTCGGCGGCGGTGACGGTGGAATTCACCAAGATGACGGCGCGGGAGACGGCGGGCATGATCAGCCGAAAGCTGGCCGGGCACGGCCTGGAGATTGAGCCTGATGCTCTGACCTTGCTGACCGAACTCGTGGGTGGCAATCGCGGTGCGGTTGAGACCGAGACCGGCAAGCTCGTCGACTACGTGGGACAGGGCCGGACGGTGACGGCTGAGGATATTCGAGCGGTTTCGGCCGGGTTTCAAGTGTATTCGATTTTCACGCTGGCCGACGAGATTATCAACGGGGACAGACGGCGTGTGCTCAGACAGGTGCAGACTCTGATCGCGGACGGCAGTTCGCCCACGGGGATTCTTTTTTTCGTCGGTCAGCATTTTTTGTCCCTGTATCTTGTCAGGAACGACAAACCGCTGCCGCCGAATGTCCGCTTCCTGGCGGGGAAGTTCCGGCAGCAGGCGTCAAGGTTCGACAACCGTCAACTGGAATACTTCCTGACGGAGATTGCGGCCTGTGACGCCATGATGCGCCGCCAGAGCATGAAACCGCGAATGGCGCTGGAGGCGCTGGTTCTGAAGCTGATGGAGTCGGCCGGATAGCCGGCAAAAAGGGCAAGCTCGACGGGAAGAAATGGCCGCTTTGGGAGTAGCTGAGGTAGATAACGCGGTCAGCGATCGCAAGCTGATCGAGGCCGTCCAGAACGGTGACAACAAGGCGTTTGGCCCCCTCATCCGGCGCTACCAGAAGCGGCTGTTTCGGTTCGTGTACGGACTGACCGGGTCATTCGACCAGACTGAGGACCTTGTTCAGGAGGCGTTTGTGAAAGCCTGGGGTGCCATCGGGACCTTTCGTACGGAGCACGATTTCTACCCGTGGCTGGCCACTATCGCGCGCAATCTTGCGATCAATCAAATCCACCGGGAGCAGAAGAAGGAGTCGCTGGACAAGCTGACCGGCAAAGGGTTTGATCCGCGCTCGGCGGAGTTGGGCCCGCTGGAGAAGCTGCTGGACAAGGAGGGACAGAAGCGGTTTTATCGGGCGCTGAAGTTGATGCCGGTGGAATACCGCTCGGTGTTCGTTTTGCGGCACTTCGAGGGTATGGATTACAACGAGATTGCCAGCTTCCTGAAGATTCCGCCCGGGACAGTGGATTCTCGACTGTACCGGGCGCGGAGGTACCTGATGGCCGCGCTGCGGGATTGGCTGTAGAATCGTTCAGGTCGGGGATACCGGCACGAACGGAGAACCTATGAATCACGAGTATTTTGAGGATCGGATTTCAGCCTACCTGGACCACGGCCTGCCGCCGATGGAGCAGGCAGCAGTAGAAGAACATCTCAAGGCATGTCAGAAGTGCCAGCAATTGCTGGCCAGATTGAAAGAGTTGGACGGGCTGGTCGACCGGCACAGCCAGCTGGGCGGGAACGGATACTGGGAGCAGTCGGCTCGCAAGATCGAGGAGCGTATCGGCATTGCCGCTACCGAGGTGACAGATGTGCAGCCGGCCGGGCGCGGCCGGGGGCCAGGCTGGAAATGGGCGACAGCGGTGGCGTCGGTGGCCATTCTGGCGGCCATCGGTCTGCGCCAGTCGGACATTGTGAGGGACGAAACGATGGTGCCGGCTGTCCGGGCGCCGCAACAACCGGCGGCCGGGGAGGAATCGGTCCCGGAAGTGAAGGAAGCGGAGGTTGAGGAGCCCTCTGGTGCCATTCAGGAGGAATTCATACCGACGCCGGCAAAGCCGACCGAGTTGCCGGACGCGGCAGATCGCCGGGAGAAGCCGGCGGCAAGTTCGGGCACGCGTGGCAGAAAAGAGGAACCGGCGCCGGTCAGCGTGCAGCCGCCCGCTGAGACTGTGTATGTTCAGGGCGGAAAGAAGGGTGAGGAAGATCACCTTGCGGGTGAGTCACTTGAGTCCCGGGATTACAAGAGTGATGTCAAAAAAGAGTCCGAGGAGGAGTTTTTTCAGCCCCAGGCAGTTGTGCCGGAACTCGCGGATCTGGAGCCGCGCGGGGCCGGTGACCTTGGCGTCTGGCGGCAGAGGCGAGATTCCCTGATGGCCTTATTTCGGGCCCCTTCGCAGCCTGACAAGTCTATCGTTGAGCGTGCCGGGTTGAAATCGGCCCTTGTCGAGAGGACGACCATGGACCGCGATTCTCAGGCACGGATCGAGGCGGGACTGCTCGAGGCCTGTTACCGGGTGGCAATCCTGAGCCCGGACAGCAGTGAGACGGCCAGGGCGGCCGCAATACTGGACAGCATAGCCGTTGACACCACCTCGCCCAGCCGTGACCTGGCTCGCCGGTATCTCGAAAGGCTGAGAAAGCAGTAGGTGCCCCCTGCAGATTGGCCGCAAAGCAGTGAATCTTTGGCACCGGCCTTCCGTATACCTATACCAGAGATCCGTACTGGAGAGTAGGAGGAGTCCCCGTGAGTAAAAGGCTTTACCGCTCGACAACTCAGAAGGTGTTCGCCGGGGTCTGCGGTGGTTTCGGCGATTACTTCGAGGTCGACCCGGTGCTTGTAAGGATCATCGCGGTTATCCTTTTCTTCGCACACGGTGTCGGATTTCTGGCCTATATGGTCGCCTGGATCGTGATGCCGAAGCGTCCGGTTGGGGAACCGGTATCTGGTGAACGGCACTATTCATCCTGGCATAAGTACCTTCCGGGGGTGATCCTGATCGCCATCGGTGCCGCCCTGCTCCTTCGTGAGTTCTGGTACTGGTTCGATTTTGGTGAGATGTGGGCTGTCCTGTTAATCCTTGCCGGACTGGGGCTCATTTTCCTCAGGAGCAGCAAGCGCAATGAAGGGACGGAAAGTCAGCACGTAAACGGCCACAATATGAACAGTCATAACGGGATGGGATCGGTATGACACCGGCACGCTTTCGATGGGGCATGCTGCTGATTCTTATCGGCACGCTTGTTTTGTTGCGCAATTTTGACGTTCTCGAATACAACTTCTGGTGGGATTTCATAATATACTTCCCGCTTTTCCTCATAGCGGTCGGCATTGAGAAGATCTTTACCGGCTCCCGGATGGAGTTCATTTCATATCTCACCACGGTAGCCCTGGTTGGCGGAGCAGCCTTCGTGGCGTTGGAGGGAGCCGAAAGCAGCGAAGCCAGTTTCTTCTCGCAGACAACATACACTCAGGAGGCCGATCCGTCGGCCGAGAGCCTTCGGGCCGTGCTGCACCTCGGCAGTGGGGACCTGACGATTCGTGATGCCGGAGATAACATGGTCTACGGTCGATTTCGGGAGTTCACGCGCAAGCCCAAGATCAGCTATTCGCTTAAAGGTGATCAGGCGGAGGTCGTGTTCGACAGCCGGTCGGGACGGTTCTTCAGCGGCCTTGTACAGGTGGAATCGGATGACCCCGACGACTGGTACTTGTCATTTTCCGATCACGTGCCGCTGTCGCTGGAGTGTTCCGGCGACCATTCGGATATACACATGAACCTGTCAACGACACCGCTGCGCGATTTGCGTCTCGAGGCCGACGATGCCGAAATATACCTCAAGATCGGCGACCTGCTGCCGTTCGTGAGCGTCACGGTCAAGGGTGACGAATCGAAGCTGCGGTTGCGGGTGCCGCGAGACGTTGGGCTTCGGGTCTCCGGGGCTGAGCACCGGAATCTCCTGAAACGAATTGGTCTGAAAGAAGACAGCGGATTTTTTGTCAACGACGGCTTCGATACGTTGAAGCGGAAGATAGAAATTGATCTGGGCGATCGGTTTCGGTCGCTATCTCTGGATTTCTACTGATATACTCTTCCTCCAGTACTCTTATTGCCGGCTGGCCCGCGGATCCCCGCGGGCCAGCTTAATTTATGGTCAGCCGTACTTGAATGACCCGGGTGCCCGGGTGTGACTCGGCGGCTTCCTGAGCGGCGGGGGGCGGCCGCCGTGCGAATTCGGGTTGCACTCGGGTCGAATGCCGCCTAAATTCGGTCACATGGCTGCGTCACGGTACAACCTTACGAAATTCAAGGGCAAGATCATCGCCATCGACGGCCCGGCTGGATCGGGCAAGTCCACCACGGCCAGGCTGGTCGCGGCCCGGCTCGGCTACCGGTATCTGGACACGGGAGCCATGTACCGGGCCCTGACGTGGTTTGCGTTAAAACACGGTGTCTTTCCGTCTGATGCCACCCGGCTGACCGCGCTGGCGCAGAAGCTCGCCATTGAATTCGAAACCCACGAGGACGTGAACAGGGTCCTGGTCAATGGCGAAGACGTCACGACCCGGATACGCAGCGCCGAGGTGACCCGGCACGTCTCGGAAGTGTCGGCCCACCGGGGGGTGCGCGAGGCAATGGTAGTCAAGCAGCGGGAGCTGGGCAGGGACGGTTCGATAGTGGCTGAGGGCCGTGACACCACGACGGTGGTCTTTCCGGACGCGCACCTGAAAGTTTACCTGGATGCCTCTATCCGCGAGCGAGCGCAGCGACGCCTGATAGATCTTGCAGGAATGGGTGTGGCGGCGACTATCGAGGAGCAGATTGCCGATATCGAGCGGCGGGATGCCTACGATTCGCAGCGGCAGCACTCGCCGTTGACCAGGGCCAGGGACGCTCACATAGTAGACACCTCGAATCAGACGATCGATCAACAGGTTGAGCAGGTCCTCGTCCTGTTCAAGGCCGTACTGAAGTGAAGGTCAAGATTCTTTATGCCATTGGCTGGTGCCTGTCGCGCTTGATTATGAGCGTGTTGTTCCGGGTCAGAATCACGGGCACCGAGCACATACCCGACCGAGGTGCTTTCATCCTGGCTTCGAACCACATCTCGTTTTATGACCCGCCGTTTCTGGGGGCGTCGGTAAGGCGGGAACTGTATTTCTTTGCCAAGAAAGAACTTTTTGACAACGCGTTGTTCGGCGCGGTGCTTCGACGCGTCAACGCTTTGCCGGCGCGTCGCGGGTCGGTTGACCGTCGGGCGCTCGATACCTCGATACGTGTCCTGGGCCAGGGGCGTGGTCTGGTCATGTTCCCTGAAGGCACGCGCTCGATGACCGGCGACCTGCTGCCGCCGAGAGCGGGGGTGGGGTTGATCGCGGCCCGGGTGCGCTGCCCCATTGTGGTGGCCCATGTTCAGGGTTCGAACCGGCTGTTGGACTGCTTTCTGGGGCGGCAGCGCCTGTCGGTGACGTTTGGCGAGCCCATCCTGCCCGACGACTACGGGGAACTTCCCGCCGGGAAACAAGCTTATATCAAGATTACCGGCATGGTCATGGAGCGGATACGGCGTCTGAAGGACGGGGTCGAGCATCTCAAGTAATTGAGCGCACTGGCCGAAAGTGTGGATAGTGCGCAATTTCCGGGAAAAACCGCTTGGCAAATTTGGGATATTCGTTATACTGTGTGGCTCTCCTCATAACGGAATCGTTTTGAAGGCGAGGTCCCCGGCAGCTTTCCCGCAGGGAAAAATCCAAAGCTTCCGGGTTTCGAAGGAGGTTCTTTTTTTCGTACATGGCTACAGCCAAAAGAACAAAGAGCACCGCCGGCCCTGCCAGGACATCCCGGCGGAAGGCGACCGGCAGTAGGAAGACCGTCAAGGTCAAGACCAAGATTACCAAGGGGGCAGTCAAGGCAGTGGAGCCTGAGGCCATCAAGCCGCAGGAGTCGGAACTGCAAGACATGGTAATGACGGTGCGTCGTGAGCGGGTAGTCCAGCGAGCTCGCGACCGCGTCGTGCAGGTGGCGCAAACGCCCGAGGTCCAGCCGGAGATACGGGCGGTCAAGATCACTGACGTTTCCGGCGTCGTTTACGACAAGGCTGACTACGACGCGATGGTTGAGATGTATGATTCGACCATCAAGGACATCAAGGAAGGCGAGATCGTAAAAGGCCGCGTGCTTGGCGTTTCGCTGGACGACGTCATCGTAGACGTCGGTTTCAAGTCCGAGGGGATTATCCCGATCAGCGAGTTTCCTCTGCCGGTCAACATCGCGGTCGGTGACACCATCGAGGTGTTCCTGGAGCAGATCGAGAATTCGCACGGCCAGCTTATTTTGTCCAAGCAGAAGGCCGACTTCATGCGCGTCTGGGACAGGATTCGCGACGTGCACGACGCCGGGGGGACGATTGACGGCCGGGTGTCGCGCCGGATAAAGGGAGGTGTGGTGGTCGACATCATGGGCGTTGACGCCTTTCTGCCGGGCTCGCAGATTTCACTTCGTCAGGTGCCGGATTTCGACGCCCTCATCGCGCAGACGATGACGGTTAAGATCATCAAGCTGAACAAAAGCCGCCGTAACATTGTCGTTTCGCGCCGCATCGTGCTCGAGGAGGAGCGCGATCGGATGCGGTCGCATCTGCTGGGCGAGATCGAGGTCGGCCAGATTCGTCAGGGGACGGTCAAGAATATCACCGACTTCGGCGTTTTCATCGATATGGGCGGGGTGGACGGGCTCTTGCACATCACCGATATGTCGTGGGGCCGGATCCGCCATCCCTCGGAAATGGTTTCGCTTGGCCACAAGATTGACGTCAAGGTTCTCGATTTCGATGAGAAAACGTCCCGTATTTCACTTGGCCTCAAGCAGATGACGCCGTACCCGTGGGAGAACATCGAAGAGAAATTCCCGATCGGCAGGAAAGTTACCGGCCGGGTCGTTTCGATAACCGACTACGGGGCGTTCGTGGAGCTGGAAAAAGGCATCGAGGGGCTGATTCACATCTCTGAGATGTCGTGGACTCAGCACATCAAGCACCCTTCCAAGATCATGAACGTTAACGATCAGGTTGACGCCATCGTGCTTTCCGTGGACAAGGAGAACGAGAAGATTTCTCTGGGAATCAAGCAGATGGAGCCCGATCCGTGGCTGACCATCGAGCACCGGTATCCGATTAACACGGTGGTCACGGGCAAGGTGCGCAACCTTACCGCGTTTGGCGCCTTCGTGGAGCTTGAGGAGGGGATCGACGGTCTGGTGCACATTTCGGACATGTCCTGGACGCGGCGCGTTCAGCACCCTTCCGAGGTGATGAAGAAGGGGGATACGGTGGAGGTCCGGGTCATCAAGATCGACCATGACAACCGTCGCATTTCACTCGGCTTCAAGCAACTGACCGAGGATCCGTGGCCGGAACTGGCAAGGAAACTGGCCGTGGGCACCGAATCGCTCGGCACCATCGTCAAAGTGCTCGACCGCGGAGTAGTGGTTGATCTGGGTGATGGCGTCGAGGGGTTTGTTCCGGCCAGCCAGCTGGCCACGCAGGAACTGACCGATCCCACGGGCGTCTTCAGGGAAGCCGAGGAGATCCCGCTGCAGGTAATCGAATTCGACCGCAATCAGCACAAGGTAGTCCTGTCGGTTGTGGCGTACTACAAGAAGCGAGAGCGAGCTGAGTTCGACAATTACCTCACCAAGCATTCGACTCAAGCCGGTGGTTCCATGGCTGACGTGATGCCCGAGGAGATGAAGGCGAAAGCCGAGGCGGCTCCTGCGCAGGAGACGTCCGGTGAGCCGGCCTCCGAGCACGCGCCGGCTGAACGGTCCGCCGAGGAGCAGCAGGAACGGGGAATCGAACCGTCTTCGGCTCAGCCGGATGACGGTCCCGATCAGGCTGCTGGCTCCGGTGAGGCTCCGCCCGAGGCGGCAGCGGACGATCAATCCGTGGAGGAATCCAAAGACTAACGGGGGCGGTCTCTTTACGATATGGGAGCAGCGGTCACAGGGACTGCTGCTCCTTTTTTTTATGGTGAGCCGGGACCCGGCGGTCGGCCTGCCCGACGAACTGGCCGTAGAGGGCGCTAAAAAGGCAACTATCGAGCACGGTCTTTTCGTTATATTACTGAGAGTGAAGAAATCCACGTTCAAGAAATTGTCAATCCGGACGGTCGGGTGCCGTCTCAACCAGTACGAGACCGAGCGGATGGTCGCCGACCTGTACCGGTACGGCTTTCGGCGGGCTAAAAAAGGTGAGCCGGCGGATCTATACATTATAAACACCTGCACGGTCACCCATCGAGCCGACCAGAGCAGCCGCAACATGATCAGCCGGGCGGTGCGTGAAAATCCCGATGCCAGTGTCGTTGTGGCCGGTTGTTACGTGGACAGCGATCCGGACAGGATCGCCGCCATGGAAGGCGTCGATGTGCTGCTTCCGAACGCGGACAAGGAGCGAATAGGGGAGATTCTCCCGGAGCGCCTGCCGGAGTTGTTTGCAGAGCAACCGGAAACGAGCTGCGCCGCGACGTATCCGCCATTCAGTAACTACAACCGTTCCTGGCTGAAAATCTCAGACGGGTGTAACCAGAACTGCTCGTTTTGCGTCCTGCCGGCGGTTCGGGGCAGGTTGCGCAATCGCCCGCCGCTGGAGATACTGGACGAGGTTAACGCGCTGGTCGAGAACGGATTCAATGAGGTGGTGCTAACGGGCGTTCACGTCGGGCACTACCGGTATCGGCGTGGCGAGCCGCGGGTGAAGAACCTGGCGGGGCTGTGCCGCCTGATCCTCGAGGGGAGCGAACTGAAAAAGCTCCGCATTTCATCGATAGAGCCGCAGATGGTGTCCGATGAGCTGGTGGACACTTACACGCAAATGAGTGGACGCATCTGCCGCCACCTGCACGTTCCGCTCCAGTCAGGGTCACCGCGCATCCTCAGGCTGATGCGTCGCCCTTACACTCAGAACTTCTATGTTCGCCGTCTGGCGCTGGTGAAGGAAACCGTGCCGGAAATGATTGTCGGCGCCGACGTGATTGTCGGCTTTCCCGGCGAGACGAACGAGGATTTCGAACGGACGCGACGTATCTGCGAGTCCGGCCTCATCGACTACCTGCACGTCTTCAGCTATTCGGATCGTCCGGGCACGCCGGCGGCCGAGTTGCCGCACAAAGTGAAACCGGACG is from Acidobacteriota bacterium and encodes:
- the mtaB gene encoding tRNA (N(6)-L-threonylcarbamoyladenosine(37)-C(2))-methylthiotransferase MtaB, producing the protein MVSRDPAVGLPDELAVEGAKKATIEHGLFVILLRVKKSTFKKLSIRTVGCRLNQYETERMVADLYRYGFRRAKKGEPADLYIINTCTVTHRADQSSRNMISRAVRENPDASVVVAGCYVDSDPDRIAAMEGVDVLLPNADKERIGEILPERLPELFAEQPETSCAATYPPFSNYNRSWLKISDGCNQNCSFCVLPAVRGRLRNRPPLEILDEVNALVENGFNEVVLTGVHVGHYRYRRGEPRVKNLAGLCRLILEGSELKKLRISSIEPQMVSDELVDTYTQMSGRICRHLHVPLQSGSPRILRLMRRPYTQNFYVRRLALVKETVPEMIVGADVIVGFPGETNEDFERTRRICESGLIDYLHVFSYSDRPGTPAAELPHKVKPDVIKRRNAILTRISGDFRARSHQRQVGLVLDVIAERRQKDKGFFWGISDNYVRVKMPPEFTGGRQIVRVRVRSAREDYVEGELVDVEHPLPASP